From the genome of Vicia villosa cultivar HV-30 ecotype Madison, WI linkage group LG2, Vvil1.0, whole genome shotgun sequence, one region includes:
- the LOC131651734 gene encoding pentatricopeptide repeat-containing protein At1g69290-like produces MAKNLFNFNLPYRSFSTTPETPTLYSFLQPCLFSLKKPHFDEPQNLPTPPPHSLSLTPHQLSSLQTTLHKSLITSQTDEAWKSFKTLTTHRSFPPKPLTTSLLTHLSSLGDIHNLKRAFASTIYLIEKNPNLLDSDTINSMLVSMKSANTAAPAFAIVKTMFKNRFFIPFDSWGGVVIDIARNNDNLAAFLPVFEENCRVALEEKMEFLKPDVAGCNAALEACCCELESVTDAERVVGIMSNLGVKPDEFSFGFLAYLYALKGLGNKIDELKVLMTGFGYSKNKKCFYSNLISGYVKCGNLASVESSFLGSLNDRDGEEVWSFDKDTFCVVVKEYLQMGNIKGLANLIIEAQKFESSNIKVDESIGFGIVNACVSIGLSDKAHSILDEMNALGGSVGLGVYVPILKAYCKENRTAEATLLVMEISSSGLKLDVETYDALIETSMSSQDFQSVFSLFRDMREARIPDLKGSYLTIMTGLMENNRPELMAAFLDEVVEDPRVEVGTHDWNSIIHAFCKAGRLEDARRTFRRMIFLQFEPNDQTYLSMINGYVSAEKYFDVMMLWNEVKRKLSADGPKGIKFDQNLVDAFLYAMVKGGFFEAVMQVVEKSKEMKIFVDKWRYKQAFMEKHKKLKVARLRKKNFRKMEALIAFKNWAGLNA; encoded by the coding sequence atggccaaaaaccttttcaaCTTCAATCTTCCATATAGATCCTTCTCCACCACACCCGAAACCCCCACTCTCTATTCTTTCCTTCAACCTTGCTTATTCTCCCTCAAAAAACCCCATTTCGACGAACCCCAAAACCTCCCAACTCCTCCACCACACTCTCTCTCCCTCACACCCCACCAACTTTCATCTCTCCAAACAACTCTCCACAAATCCCTCATCACTTCTCAAACCGATGAAGCTTGGAAATCCTTCAAAACCCTCACAACCCACCGTTCTTTCCCACCTAAACCCCTCACAACTTCCCTCCTCACCCACTTATCCTCCCTCGGCGACATTCACAATCTCAAAAGGGCTTTTGCATCCACAATCTATCTCATTGAGAAAAACCCGAACTTGCTCGATTCCGATACGATTAATTCCATGCTTGTTTCGATGAAATCTGCCAATACTGCTGCCCCGGCTTTTGCGATTGTTAAAACAATGTTTAAAAATCGGTTTTTTATCCCTTTTGATTCGTGGGGTGGTGTGGTTATTGACATTGCTAGGAATAATGATAACCTTGCTGCTTTTTTGCCTGTTTTTGAAGAGAATTGTAGGGTTGCTTTGGAGGAGAAGATGGAGTTTTTGAAACCGGATGTTGCGGGTTGTAATGCTGCTCTTGAAGCTTGCTGTTGTGAACTTGAATCGGTGACTGATGCGGAGAGAGTTGTTGGGATAATGTCGAACCTTGGTGTTAAACCGGATGAGTTTAGTTTTGGATTTCTTGCTTATTTGTATGCACTTAAAGGGTTGGGAAATAAGATAGATGAGTTGAAAGTTTTGATGACGGGTTTTGGTTACTCGAAAAACAAGAAATGTTTTTATTCTAATTTGATTAGTGGTTATGTTAAGTGTGGTAATTTAGCTTCTGTGGAGTCGAGTTTTCTCGGTAGTCTGAATGATAGAGACGGGGAGGAAGTTTGGAGTTTTGATAAAGATACTTTTTGTGTAGTGGTTAAGGAATATCTTCAGATGGGAAATATCAAGGGTTTGGCAAATTTGATTATTGAAGCTCAGAAGTTTGAGTCTTCGAATATCAAAGTTGATGAGTCTATAGGTTTTGGTATTGTTAATGCATGTGTTAGTATCGGACTATCTGACAAAGCGCACAGTATTCTCGATGAAATGAATGCTTTGGGAGGCTCGGTTGGTCTTGGGGTCTATGTACCGATCTTGAAGGCTTACTGCAAAGAGAATCGAACTGCGGAGGCTACTCTATTGGTGATGGAGATTAGTAGTTCAGGTCTGAAGTTGGACGTGGAAACGTATGATGCTCTGATAGAAACGTCGATGTCCAGTCAAGACTTTCAGTCGGTGTTTTCTCTGTTTAGGGATATGAGAGAGGCGAGGATTCCTGATTTGAAAGGGAGTTACTTGACTATAATGACAGGTTTGATGGAGAACAATCGACCTGAGTTGATGGCAGCTTTCTTAGATGAAGTGGTTGAGGATCCACGTGTTGAAGTTGGTACTCACGATTGGAATTCTATAATCCATGCTTTTTGTAAAGCTGGGAGACTAGAAGATGCAAGGAGGACTTTCAGAAGGATGATATTCCTGCAATTTGAGCCGAATGATCAGACTTACTTGTCCATGATTAACGGGTATGTTTCGGCAGAGAAATACTTTGATGTAATGATGTTGTGGAATGAGGTTAAGCGCAAATTATCAGCCGATGGACCGAAGGGGATCAAATTCGACCAAAATCTGGTTGATGCGTTCCTGTATGCTATGGTCAAGGGAGGTTTCTTTGAAGCTGTGATGCAAGTTGTTGAGAAATCTAAAGAGATGAAAATATTTGTTGATAAGTGGAGATACAAGCAAGCATTCATGGAGAAACATAAAAAGCTCAAAGTGGCCCGGTTAAGAAAAAAGAATTTTAGAAAAATGGAAGCGCTTATTGCTTTCAAGAATTGGGCTGGCTTAAATGCATGA
- the LOC131651735 gene encoding probable inactive purple acid phosphatase 1, translated as MEESMFVFLSLLLLSSLLQRVHSHGNHPLSKVAIHKSTFSLLHLAHIKPTPSLLGLQGQTSEWITVEYSSPIPSIDDWIGVFSPANFSDSTCPKENGRVYPPLLCSAPIKFQNASYLNPQYKTTGKGLLKLQLINQRSDFSFGLFSGGLSNPRLVAVSNKIAFANPNAPVYPRLALGKSWNEMTVTWTSGYGISDAEPFVEWNPRGGDHVHSPAGTLTFTRDSLCGAPARSVGWREPGYIHTSHLKELWPNRIYEYKIGHKLKNGTYIWSKQYQFRAAPFPGQKSLQRVVIFGDMGKEEVDGSNEYNNFQHGSTNTTAQLIQDLENIDMVFHIGDISYANGYLSQWDQFTAQVEPIASTVPYMIASGNHERDWPESGSFYGNMDSGGECGVLAETMFYVPASNRAKFWYSIDYGMFRFCVADTEHDWREGTEQYKFIEHCLASVDRQKQPWLIFLAHRVLGYSSCICYAEEGSFAEPMGRESLQKLWQKYKVDIAIYGHVHNYERTCPIYQNFCTSEEKHNYKGALNGTIHIVAGGGGASLSTFTSLKTKWSIFKDYDYGFVKLTGYNHSTLLFEYKKSRDGKVYDSFKISRDYRDILACTMDSCPSATMAS; from the exons ATGGAGGAATCAATGTTTGTCTTCTTGTCACTTCTACTACTTTCTTCACTGCTACAAAGGGTACACTCACATGGAAATCATCCACTATCAAAAGTTGCTATTCATAAATCAACATTTTCCCTTCTTCACCTTGCTCACATCAAACCAACTCCATCACTTCTTGGATTACAA GGACAAACTTCAGAATGGATAACTGTAGAATACAGTTCTCCAATTCCTTCAATTGATGATTGGATTGGAGTGTTTTCTCCTGCAAACTTTAG TGATTCTACATGTCCAAAAGAAAATGGTAGGGTTTATCCACCACTATTGTGTTCTGCACCTATTAAG TTTCAAAATGCAAGTTACTTGAATCCTCAGTACAAAACAACTGGAAAAGGGCTTCTGAAGCTTCAGCTTATCAATCAGAGATCAGATTTCTCATTTGGACTGTTTTCTGGTGGATTATCAAAT CCAAGGCTAGTGGCCGTGTCTAATAAAATCGCTTTTGCAAATCCAAATGCACCAGTTTATCCTCGTCTGGCACTAGGAAAGTCATGGAATGAG ATGACTGTAACATGGACGAGTGGATATGGGATTAGTGATGCCGAGCCGTTTGTTGAATGGAATCCAAGAGGAGGGGATCATGTACATTCACCTGCTGGGACACTGACTTTCACACGTGATAGCTTATGTG GTGCACCAGCTAGATCTGTAGGATGGCGTGAACCTGGATACATCCACACCAGTCATTTGAAAGAACTGTGGCCTAATAGGAT ATATGAGTACAAGATAGGACACAAACTCAAGAATGGAACATACATTTGGAGTAAACAGTATCAGTTTAGAGCAGCTCCCTTTCCCGGGCAGAAGTCATTGCAACGTGTAGTTATATTTGGTGATATGGGGAAG GAGGAAGTTGATGGTTCCAATGAATACAACAATTTTCAGCATGGTTCAACTAACACCACCGCGCAGCTTATCCAGGACTTAGAAAACATTGACATGGTTTTCCATATTGGAGATATAAGTTATGCAAATGGATATCTTTCTCAGTGGGATCAATTTACAGCACAAGTGGAGCCAATTGCATCAACTGTGCCTTACATGATTGCAAG TGGGAACCATGAGCGCGACTGGCCTGAGTCAGGATCCTTCTATGGGAACATGGATTCTGGAGGAGAATGTGGTGTTTTGGCAGAGACTATGTTCTATGTCCCTGCTTCAAACAGGGCTAAATTCTG GTATTCAATTGACTACGGCATGTTCCGTTTCTGTGTTGCTGACACTGAACATGACTGGAGAGAAGGAACAGAGCAGTACAAGTTCATCGAGCATTGTTTGGCGTCGGTTGACCGACAAAAACAGCCATGGCTAATCTTCCTTGCACATCGGGTACTTGGTTATTCTTCTTGTATTTGTTATGCAGAAGAGGGATCATTTGCAGAACCAATGGGAAGAGAAAGCCTTCAAAAGCTGTGGCAGAAATACAAAGTAGACATTGCCATCTATGGTCATGTGCATAATTATGAGAGGACATGTCCCATATACCAG AATTTCTGCACTAGTGAAGAGAAACACAACTATAAGGGAGCCTTAAATGGGACCATACACATTGTCGCCGGAGGCGGTGGAGCAAGCCTTTCAACATTTACATCTCTCAAAACCAAATGGAGCATCTTTAAAGACTATGATTATGGATTTGTAAAACTAACTGGTTATAATCATTCAACTTTGCTGTTTGAGTACAAGAAGAGCAGAGACGGGAAGGTTTACGACTCTTTCAAAATATCACGGGATTACAGAGACATCTTGGCTTGCACCATGGATAGTTGTCCAAGTGCAACAATGGCGTCGTGA
- the LOC131651736 gene encoding magnesium transporter MRS2-5-like: protein MDNAMEETHGEYCVSDLPEYDVNRQGNQRTGITGLKKRGHVSRSWIKIDQDGNSEVVTLDKATIMRDCCLPSRDLRLLDPMFIYPSSILGREMAIVVNLEQIRCIITADEVILMNSLDGTVGRYRSQLCNRLKKEKSDDLPFEFRALELALELTCTSLDEQVKELEMEIYPVLDELASSISTLLLESVRRFKGHLLALTQRVQKVRDEIEHLMDDDGDMAEMCLTEKRRRSDAYPSSDLNLSRTSSGKVISKSDPTSPEQSVSGLQMLRRTISSSIGNSSKYGSTTSSSDNEERIQPLEMLLEAYFIVIDNTLNTLSSLKEYIDDTEDFLNIKLGNIQNLLIKFEMLLTAATMVAAIFTAVAGVFGMNFKTSVFDYTSGFNWVIVITGIGCVALYFSLLSYFRYKKVLPE from the exons ATGGACAATGCAATGGAAGAAACACACGGCGAGTATTGTGTTTCCGATTTACCCGAGTATGATGTTAACAGGCAAGGGAATCAAAGGACTGGTATAACCGGCCTGAAGAAGAGAGGTCATGTGAGTCGTTCTTGGATAAAGATTGATCAGGATGGGAATTCGGAGGTTGTGACGCTTGACAAGGCTACTATTATGAGAGATTGCTGTTTGCCTTCGAGAGATCTTCGGTTATTGGATCCCATGTTTATTTATCCTTCTTCGATATTAGGAAGGGAGATGGCTATTGTTGTCAACCTTGAGCAAATCCGGTGTATAATTACTGCGGATGAAGTGATTCTCATGAATTCACTGGATGGGACTGTTGGTCGGTACAGGTCACAGTTATGCAATCGGCTCAAGAAAGAAAAGTCTG ATGATCTTCCCTTTGAATTTCGGGCACTGGAGTTGGCTCTGGAATTGACATGCACATCTTTAGATGAACAG GTGAAAGAATTAGAGATGGAAATATATCCCGTGCTAGATGAACTGGCCTCATCTATTAGTACTCTCCTTCTGGaaagtgttagaagattcaaagGTCACCTTCTTGCTTTGACTCAGCGAGTTCAGAAG GTTCGTGATGAAATAGAACATCTCATGGATGACGATGGTGACATGGCTGAGATGTGCCTGACTGAGAAAAGGAGAAGATCAGATGCCTACCCTTCGAGTGATTTGAATCTAAGTCGCACGTCATCAGGCAAAGTGATTTCGAAATCAGATCCTACTTCACCGGAGCAGTCAGTTAGTGGCTTACAAATGTTGCGTAGGACTATCAGCAGCAGTATTGGAAATTCAAGTAAATATGGTAGTACAACAAGTTCATCTGATAATGAAGAAAGGATTCAGCCACTGGAGATGTTGCTGGAAGCATACTTTATCGTCATTGATAATACTCTCAATACATTATCCTCG CTCAAAGAATACATAGACGACACTGAAGATTTTCTCAACATAAAACTG GGGAATATTCAAAACCTCCTAATAAAGTTTGAGATGCTTCTTACAGCAGCCACAATGGTGGCTGCAATATTTACCGCGGTGGCAGGAGTATTTGGAATGAACTTTAAAACCTCAGTTTTTGACTACACATCTGGATTCAACTGGGTTATAGTAATTACTGGAATTGGTTGTGTAGCATTGTATTTCTCCTTACTATCCTATTTTAGATACAAAAAAGTGCTTCCAGAATAA